The following is a genomic window from Pseudomonadota bacterium.
CAGCACGGTGACCCATCCCGGCAGGTACTCCTGCACGAAGTTGGGGAACACGTTATCCAGCTGTGCCTCGGGCACATTGGCGTTCAGGATGAAGGCGCACATGCCGACGATCACCGGGATCATGCCGAGAGCTAAGTAGCACACCCCGCCGAACACGAAGCCGCGGGTAGCGGCGCGCTCGTCCTTGGCCGCGAGCGCGCGGGCGATGAGTACCGAGCCCCCCAGATCACCGAAGGCGATGGAGAACCACGCCGCGCACATGTAGAGCATGCCGAGCACACCGAGGTATCCCGCGAAGCCCGAAGGCTCACCCGCCGCGTTGGGCGCGCTGGTGTAGAACAAGCTAAAGGGAGGCGTGCCGTCGGCAGTGGCCGCCTGTTCGATAAAGCCCGAGATCCCGCCCACGGCCGATAGAGCGTAGGGCAGCACGATCAACAGCACGGCGGTCAGGATGACGAAGGCCACCATATCCGATCGGGAAAGGGCCCAAAGGCCGCCGGTTAAACAGATGCTTAGGATTACCACCGCGCCGAGCAAGGTGGCGGGCACGGTGGACAGCCCCGTCACCAACGCGATGATCACCCCGAGCGACAGCAGCTGCGCCGAGATCCAGGCCAGGTAGGAGAGCACGTGGACGAACAGACCGCACATGCCGATACGCTTGTCGAAGCGCGCGTTGTAGAAATCGATGGCCGTGGTGAAGCGCGAGCGCCGGAAGACGGCCACCATGAAGAACCCACAGAACAGCAGCGTCAGCATGGGCGACCAGGGGTCCCAGACGATGGCCTGAAAGCCGCCTACGTACGCTTCCCTGGCGCTGCCGATCACCACCGCCCCACCGAGCCACGTCGCCACCACCGAGCCACAGACGAAGGGTGCCGACAAGCTGTGGCCGGCGAGGATGAAGTCCTCGGTGGAGCCGGCCCGACGCGCGTAGTAGAGCCCCAGGCCGACGACCGTGGCGACGTACAGCCCGAGGGCGATCAGCACCAGGCTCGCGTGATCTGCGATGTCCAACTCGGCGGCTCCAGCGGTGATTGAAGCGGGCGACCTTGGCACAGACAACCGAATGACTCCAGCACTTGCAGGAGCTTCGCGGCAGTTAGACGGGATGACGCCGGACGACGGCGCGGGAGACGCTGGCGCCCCGACCACGATTCGAACGTGGGACCTTCCGCTTAGGAGGCGGATGCTCTATCCAGCTGAGCTACCGGGGCGTACCGCTACGCAGTCTACGCCCTGTCACGGCTCGGTTCCAAACCGCCGACGGGAGTTTGTCGGGGGCGGAAGCGGTAGCGGAAAGGGCCGGCGGGATCGGCCCCGCCGGCCCTCAGCTCACTGCAGTTAGGGCACGAGTGATACGCGCCCTGCAGGCTTAGCGAGCGTTCGGCAGCACCACGGTGTCGATCACGTGGATCACGCCGTTGGAGGCTTCGACGTCGGCAGCCACCACGGTGGCGTTGTCGACGTGCAGCTTCTCGCCCATCACCTTCAGGGTGAGGGAGTTGCCGTTCACGGTCTCAGCGGAGTCCAGCTTGACGGCCTGCTTGGCCATCACCTTGCCCGGCACCACGTGGTAGGTGAGCACGGCGATCAGCTTTTTCTTGTTCTCGGGCTTGAGCAGCTCAGCCACGGTGCCTTCGGGCAGCTTGGCAAAGGCAGCGTCGGTGGGTGCGAACACGGTGAAGGGGCCTTCGCCACGCAGCGTGTCGACCAGACCGGCAGCCTTCAGCGCAGCGGCCAGCGTCTTGAAGTTACCGTTGGCGACCGCCGTTGCAACGATGTCCTTCTCGGCAGCCATCTCACCCTTCTCGTGGTGGCCAGCGAGAGCGGAACCGGAGATAGCAGCAAAGGCAATGAAGCCAGCGAGGAACTTGGTCAGTGCGTTTCGCATCAATATTACCCTTAGGTTGGAGTTACGATGACGCCGCCGCCACCTGACGTGGCGCGCATAGCAGCGTCGCTCGGGGGCATTGTTCGCGACCCACGGTACCGCTGGTTTCATGTCGTGCGCGCAATAGGTCGAACGGTCGAACGGCGCACGGCCAGGCGCGCGGTGCATAGCGCGAATCCCGAGCACGGGTCAGTTGCGGTAAACTGAAGAACTTCAGGTATTTCAATGCGCATTCGCGCGTTCGGAGGATCAAGGATGCTTTCGCCCGGTACCCAGGCCCCGGATTTCACCCTGCCAGATCACGAAGGCAAGGACGTGACCTTGTCGACGCTGCTCAGCGATGGACCGCTGATCCTCTACTTCTACCCGGCGGATTTCACGCCGGGGTGCACCCGCGAGGCGTGCAGCTTGCGCGATCTGAACGACGATCTGGTGGCCGCCAACCTACGTGTGGTCGGCGTCAGCCCCCAGGACAGCGACTCCCACGCGCGCTTTCGCGAGCAGCACCAACTGCCCTTCACCCTCCTCGCGGATACGCGCAAGCAGGTGGCAGGGCTGTATGACGTGAAGGGACCGCTCGGACTGATCGTGCGCCGGGCCACGTTCCTCATTCGCGCCGACGGCACGATCGAGGATGCGGTGCTGGCCGACCTCAGCGTCGACCGTCACGAGGCCTTCGTGAAGCGCGCGATCGAGGCCGGTGCCACCGGCACCTGAGAACTCCCTTGACCCCGGAGCGACTCGCGCGCCTGCGCCATGCCCTGAATCGGCGCCAACCCGACCTCACGGTGGTGATGGACCGCACCCAGAAGAGTCACAACATCGCGGCGGTGATGCGCACGGCGGATGCGGTCGGGTTGCATCGGATCCACGCCGTCTCCGTGGACGGGATTCGCTCCCACCACATGATCTCCGCGGGCGTGCGCAAATGGGTGCGCGTACAGCGTCACCAGACACTCACCCAGTGCTTCGATACGCTGCGCGCGGATGGCTTCACCCTGCTCACGGCCCATCGCAGCGAGCAGTCGATCGACTACCGCGACGTGGACTACACCCAGCCCATCGCCGTGGTCCTCGGCAGCGAACTCTACGGCGTGGCCCCGCAGACCCTGGCCGAGGCCACCCAGTGCGTCGCGGTGCCGATGGAGGGACTCACGGAGTCCTTGAATGTGTCCGTCGCGGCCGCATTACTGTTGTTCGAGGCCCGCCGCCAACGCGAGGCCGCCGGCCTGTACGACGGCCCCAGTCGCTTGCCTGCAGAGCAGTACATCAAAACCCTGTTCGAGTGGGCCTATCCGCATATCGCGAGGCGCTGCAACGAGCGCGCCCTGCCCTACCCGCCGCTGCGTGAGGACGGTCAGATGGCCCACAACCCCCTGGATCCGCCCGCGAGCGCCGGCCGAGAGGCACCGCCGCCCCCCTCCCCCGAGGAGTGACCATGAACGATTTTCAACGATTTATAGAGAGTCAGCGCCAAGCCCAAGGTGGCGCGCCGGCAGGAGGACCAGGGGCCTTCCTGGCGCGAGCCGTGGGCATGGTGGCAGCGGTCGGTGTGCTGGCCATCAGCCTCATCTTCGGGGCCTTCGTGATCACCGCTGTACTCGCCATCGCCCTGGTGGCTGCCGTCGCCTTTCGCGTGTGGTTTTGGTGGCACCAACGGAAGCTCCGCGCCAGCGGTAGCCCCCATGGCCCCAGCCCGAGCCGCAGGCCTCGCCCGCCGCCTCGTGCGGGCGGCGGAGACGTGGTGGAGGGGGAATTCGAGGTGGTGGAGGAGCACGGGGACGACGACCCGCACCGCCCCCGAAGCTAAGCGCCCTATTCGGCCGGCGTAAGGCTGGCGCAACCGCCGTAGTTGCGCAGACGCTCGGGCCACCCGTAGACGATGCCCGCCTGGCGCCAACGCTTGTTCTTGCGCACGAGCAGGCACGGTCCCGCTTCGCTCTCCAAGATGAACATCTGGCCGTCCTCGACCTCCGGCCCTTCGGGTGCCTGTGCGGCGCCGTTCCAAAGGAAGGCCTTGTTCTGATCGGCCCAGCGATACCAGAAGACGTCCGGCTCCAGCCAGATGCGCAGAGGTTCGAAGTACACCCGGAAGCCCGCACGCGTGTCCGCATCGTCGCGCGCCTCCCCGTTGGCGGGGGAGGTGGAAGCTTGGCCCAGGCTCAGCCCGGGTAGGCCAAGCGTCAGGGCCGTGAGCATGATCGGCAGACCGGCGCGAATGCACCTAAGTGTGTTCATCGTTCAGCAACTCCTCTCTTACAGTCGCGACAGGGTGGCCCGGGCTTCCTGCACGCCGACGAAGTTCACGCCATCCTCAGCGATCGAGGCCTCCAGCTCTGTGCGCGCCAGCGACGACTCACCGATCGCCACGTAGATCATCCCAAGGTGGTAGCGAAGCTGGGGCAGCGCCTGCGCATAGCGCGGCTCTGCGCGCGCCGTACGCACCGCTTGCTCGAGGAATGACCGAGCCTCGGTGTAGTTCTCCAAGCGGTAGGCGAGCCAGCCGACAGTGTCGAGAAAGACGGCGTTGGACTGCGTGCGCAGGGGGCGGGCCAGCTGTGACGCGTAGTCCAGACGCTCCGCCGTGCGCTGGTGATCAGCGACCAGGGAGGCCAGGTTGTTGATCGCGACCAGGGAGGACGGATCCGTCTCGAGGATCAACTCGTACTCGGCGATCGCCGCCAGGTAAGCCGTCTCGCGCTCCAACAGTTGAGCCTTGATCAAGCGCAACTGAGCGTTGTCCGGCGCCACCACCAAACCGCGGTCAGCCACGTCGATGGCCGCGGGTACGTCGTCCAGCGCCACGTTTACGGAGATGAGATCGCGGTAGGTCGGCCACACGTCGTTGCGCACGGTGAGCGACTGCTCCAGCACTTCGCGGGCCTCCTCCATGCGC
Proteins encoded in this region:
- a CDS encoding fasciclin domain-containing protein, which produces MRNALTKFLAGFIAFAAISGSALAGHHEKGEMAAEKDIVATAVANGNFKTLAAALKAAGLVDTLRGEGPFTVFAPTDAAFAKLPEGTVAELLKPENKKKLIAVLTYHVVPGKVMAKQAVKLDSAETVNGNSLTLKVMGEKLHVDNATVVAADVEASNGVIHVIDTVVLPNAR
- a CDS encoding peroxiredoxin, with product MLSPGTQAPDFTLPDHEGKDVTLSTLLSDGPLILYFYPADFTPGCTREACSLRDLNDDLVAANLRVVGVSPQDSDSHARFREQHQLPFTLLADTRKQVAGLYDVKGPLGLIVRRATFLIRADGTIEDAVLADLSVDRHEAFVKRAIEAGATGT
- the trmH gene encoding tRNA (guanosine(18)-2'-O)-methyltransferase TrmH codes for the protein MTPERLARLRHALNRRQPDLTVVMDRTQKSHNIAAVMRTADAVGLHRIHAVSVDGIRSHHMISAGVRKWVRVQRHQTLTQCFDTLRADGFTLLTAHRSEQSIDYRDVDYTQPIAVVLGSELYGVAPQTLAEATQCVAVPMEGLTESLNVSVAAALLLFEARRQREAAGLYDGPSRLPAEQYIKTLFEWAYPHIARRCNERALPYPPLREDGQMAHNPLDPPASAGREAPPPPSPEE